One genomic window of Parasteatoda tepidariorum isolate YZ-2023 chromosome 9, CAS_Ptep_4.0, whole genome shotgun sequence includes the following:
- the LOC107441425 gene encoding uncharacterized protein, whose amino-acid sequence MTSSQQKAVATVITILLVCASLQETQAHVKVKKLIKAGLVLGALASRKLPRVLPLPIPIPVNLNKEQEFSGGHFGNEYYGTGYGYGPAGGFGQGVYGGGGYAAQYGQQWY is encoded by the exons ATGACAAGTAGTCAGCAAAAAGCCGTAGCAACAGTAATCACCATCCTTCTTGTGTGTGCATCCCTTCAAGAAACACAAGCACATGTCAAAGTGAAGAAACTTATCAAAGCTGGTCTTGTTCTAGGAGCTCTAGCCTCAAGAAAACTTCCAAGAGTGTTACCCTTACCTATACCCATCCCTGTCaa CCTCAACAAGGAACAAGAATTCAGCGGAGGTCATTTTGGCAATGAATACTATGGAACTGGATACGGATATGGTCCGGCTGGAGGTTTTGGACAAGGAGTCTATGGTGGTGGTGGCTATGCTGCACAGTATGGACAACAGTGGTATTAG